Within Sulfurihydrogenibium subterraneum DSM 15120, the genomic segment CATGTTTTCAGGATAGACAACTAAGTCTTTTAAAACATTTTTTGTAAGGTGTAGTATGTAATCAAGGGCTATGGCAGTATCAGGCATAATAACTCTTTCAACTGATGAGTGGGATATATCTCTTTCGTGCCATAGGGCTATATCTTCCATTGCTGGAATTGCGTTTGCCCTTATTACTCTTGCAAGTCCTGTAATTCTCTCACAGGTTATAGGATTTTTCTTGTGAGGCATTGCGGAAGAGCCTCTTTGTCCTTTTTTAAATGGTTCTTGAGCTTCTAAAACTTCAGTCCTTTGTAAGTGTCTTATCTCAACTGCTATTTTTTCTAATGAAGAAGCTGTTATTGCCATAGCCGTCATAAACTCTGCATGTCTATCTCTTTGTATAACCTGATTTGCAACAGGCTCAGGTTTTAGTCCAAGCTCTGCAAGGGTAAGTTCTTCAAGTTGTGGTGGAATGTTTGAATAGGTTCCAACAGCTCCTGAAATTGTTCCTACTGACACTACTTCCCTTGCATTTTCAAGTCTTCTTTTATTTCTTTTAAACTCTTCATACCACAGGGCAAACTTTAAGCCGAAAACCATTGGTTCAGCGTGAACTCCGTGAGTCCTTCCCATCATAACAGTATCTTTGTATTTAAATGCATTTTCTTTAAGTATCTCTAAAAGCTCGTCAACACTTTCTATAAGTAGGTCTAAAGCTTCTCTCATAACAAGGGCTAAAGCTGTATCTATAACATCCGAGGAAGTAAGTCCAAGGTGTATGTACCTTCCGTTTTCTCCTACCTGTTGGGCTACAGCTGTTACGAATGCTAAAACGTCGTGGTTGTATATTTTGTCAAGCTCGTGTATCTTTTCTACTGTTTGGTCATCTATATGAGTCTTTTCTATAATTTCTTTTAAAGCATCGTCTGGGATTTTCCCCATTTTATTCCAAGCCTTACAAACGGCTATCTCTACATCAAGCCATTTTTGAAATTTATTTTTTTCGCTCCATATATAACCCATCTGTTCTCTTGTGTATCTTTTTATCATGAGAGCTCCTCTTTTAGTATTTTGTTAACAAGTTGTGGATTTGCTTTTCCTTTTGTTTCTTTCATTATTTGACCTACTAAAAATCCTAATATTTTTTCGTTTCCTGATTTGTATTTTTCTACTTCTGCTGGGTGTTTTTCTAAGACTGCTTTTACTATAGACCTGATTTCATCTTCGTTTGATATTTGTTTTAAACCCTTTTCTTCTACTATACTTTTTGGTGATTTTCCTGTTTCAAAGGCAATGTCAAAGACTTCTTTTGCTATCTTTCCTGATATTGTTCCATCTGCTATGAGAGATATAAGCTCTGCAAAACTAACAGGTGAAATAGGTGAATTTTCTATTTCTATACCTTTTTCGTTTAATCTTCCAAGTAGTTCGTTTAGAATCCAGTTTGAGACTAATTTTGGATTTTGTGAAAAGTGTTTAATTACTTCTTCAAAGTAGTTTGCAAGATTTTTATCTGACGTTAAAACTTCTGCATCATAAGGTGGAAGGTTAAAGGATTGAATGTATCTGTGATACTTTTGGTCTGGGAGCTCTGGAAGGGATTTTTTTATCTCTTCTATCTGGGAATCTTTTAAGACTATTGGTAGTAGGTCTGGGTCTGGGAAGTATCTGTAGTCGTGTGCCTCTTCTTTTGTTCTCATTGTGTAGGTTTTACCTGAATCTGGGTCAAAGAGTCTTGTCTCTTGGATTATTTTTTCTCCTTTTTTTAGGAGTTTTGCCTGTCTTTCTATTTCGTATTCAATGGCTTTTACTATAAATCTAAATGAGTTTATGTTTTTAAGTTCTACTTTTGTTCCAAGTTGGCTTGCGCCTTTTGGTTTTAGTGATATGTTAACGTCACATCTAAGCTGTCCTTTTTCCATATCAGCTTCTGATACGCCTATGTATCTCATTATGTTTCTTAGTTTTTCTAAATACTTCCTTGCCTCTTCAGCTGAAGATATATCTGGCTCGGTAACTATTTCCATTAAAGGAGTTCCAGCTCTGTTTAAATCTACGTAGGATTTGCTACCTTCGTGTATGGTTTTTCCTGCATCTTCTTCTATATGAAGTCTGTGGATTCTTATCTTTTTAAACTCATCTTCTAACTTTATCTCTATGTAGCCATCTGTTGCTAAGGGTTTGTCATACTGAGATATTTGATAACCTTTTGGAAGGTCAGGATAAAAGTAATTTTTCCTTGCCATTATTGAAAGGTTGTGGACTTTACAATTTAAGGCTAAAGCTGCTTTTACAGCATACTCAATGGCTGTTTTGTTTATTACAGGTAAGCTACCAGGGTGGGCAAGGCATACAGGACATATGTTTGTGTTAGGTGGAGCTCCATACTCTACCTTACATCCACAAAACATTTTTGTTTTTGTGTTCATCTGGACGTGGGTTTCAAGACCTATAACTACGTCAAACTCTTTTTCTAAAGCTACAGCTGACTCCATCTTTTTACCTCTTTATAGATTATTTTTTTCCAGAAAGTGGAGCTTTAAGGTTTTTTATAGCTCTCTCTGATGCAAATTTGTATCTTATGTCTTGTTTTGCTAATTTTTCTAACTCTGCTTTAATCTGTTTTTCAGCTTCATCACTAGCGTTTTTATAGCCAAGGACGTAGGCAACTATGGCTATTAGTGCAAAGCCAAAAAACTCAACTATTTTCCCTAAAACTGTAGATGTTGATTGTAAAAATAAACCTCCAACTGCCATTATTATTCCAGCTGCAAGAATAAACTTCCAGTATTTTAAGATAGTTTCTCCAAGCATAATAACTCCTTGTGGTGAAAATTTTTTAATATTATACTTGAATTTTTTATAAGATTGGAGTATATTATAAATCTGCTTACGGAGGAGTGGCTGAGTGGACGAAAGCGGGTGATTTGAAATCACTTGAGGGTTGACAGCCCTCCGGGGGTTCGAATCCCTCCTCCTCCGCTTAACATTTACCTTGACAACCGAATAGGTTTTAATCCCACTTAAGTTTTTGATAATCTGGTAAAATTAACTTATTAATAACAATTATTATTAAGTTTTGCATCGTGATAACAGAAAATATATTATTGTAATAATCAAGTAGTGATAAGGGTGAAAGTGGGAATATAATAGAAAATATATTTGCATTATGTGAGGTTTGATGCAATTAACCTCAATTTGTGAGCGGTTAACGAAAATAAAAACTGCCAGCAAACCAGTATCATTACTTGATTATTTAAAATTTTTTATTTTTAAAAATTAACGGGTTTTGTCTGAACTATGTGGGATAGAAAGGAAAATCAAAAAAATAGCTGAAGAAGAGCTACAAGCTGGTTTTGTCTGAACTATGTGGGATAGAAAGTTGAAGCTGCTTTGTTAACAACTTCTGCTTTTATTACGTTTTGTCTGAACTATGTGGGATAGAAAGGAACATTTTTTTATTATTTTCTTTTTTATTTTTTCTAGTTTTGTCTGAACTATGTGGGATAGAAAGACGAGTGCTGTTATTATAGCACCCGCATAAGGAAAAAGTTTTGTCTGAACTATGTGGGATAGAAAGTTTCTAACATGACATCATCAATCTCAAAATATTTTTTGGTTTTGTCTGAACTATGTGGGATAGAAAGTCATCGTATTGAGAGGTAAATTTTATCACTGGGACTAAGTTTTGTCTGAACTATGTGGGATAGAAAGTAATTCTCCCTGCCACGAATGACTGCACTGATACCTGTTTTGTCTGAACTATGTGGGATAGAAAGGTTTTTCTTCTGGGTTGTAGTATTTCCTGTATTCCTGTTTTGTCTGAACTATGTGGGATAGGTTTAATTACAATTTTTAAACAGAGAGCTTATAAAAACGATTATGATATCGTTTATAGTTTCTAAAAACTTATTGACAAATCATATCGAAAGATTATATAATTATGTATATGAAAGCAAAAGAATATTAAAAGTTTTAAGAATAAGTAGAATAACATAATTAATGAAAGAGGCAAAGCCTCTAAGGACGGTAAGATTAACGCTTAACTTAATTTGAAAAGTAACCTGCGAGTCTCTATTAGAGATAGCAGGTAGAAGGCCATTACGGGTACACTGCAAGATAGCTTTGTTTACCAGTTAGTATCTGTAAGTGTACCTTGAATGATGAAAAATAGAGTGTATAAGTTTTACACTATCAAGGAAGCTGTAAGAAATCTCTAGCTAATTTTAAATAAGTTTAAACCCAAAACAATGATTATCATTACAATAATAGAAGCTATAAGTAAGATTTTTAGTTTTCGATTTTCTGCTTTCACTTCATTTAATTTTTTTCTTACAGGCGAAAAACTGCTTTGACCTCCTCTAACATCTTTTTTCTCTCTTCATCTGATACGTATGGTACAGCATAAAATATTTTGTGCTGAATAACTTTCATTCCGCAGAAGGTAAATATTCCACCTATTGTCTTTTTCAAACATTCTGACATTCCAGTAGATACAGCTGTATTTTCATCTTCTCCCATAGTATTGAAAATAATTACTTTTTTGTCAGTTAGAAGTGGTTTTATTTCGCCGTTTTCTTCAGCGTAAGCAAAACCGTAAGAAAAAACTCTATCTATGTATCCTTTTAGTATAGCTGGCATTGAGTACCACCATATTGGATGAATTACAACTAGTGTATCAGCATTTTTTACAAGGGTTTGTTGATGTTTAACATCGTCTAAAACTTTGCTTTGCATTATAGCTTCAAAGCCTTGAGGTTTTAACACTGGGTCAAAGTTTATTTGGTACAAATCTACAGTTTCAAAGCTTTTTCCTGCATTTTTTAAAGTTTCTTCAATAGTACTTTTTATAGCAGAGTTAAAACTCTTTGGATTTGGATGAGCGTAGATTATAAGATAATCCATGTGAAACCTCCTTTGTGAGAATTTATTTTTGCTTAAAATCTAATATTGCATAAGTTCATGTTGCATATGCGACAAGTTCATCGTTAAAAGTTATCTCTACTACTGCAAAAGCAACACTTTTACCGATTTTTAAAACTTTACCAATAGCTTTTAAAGTGCCTTTCTTTGCAGGTGCATGTTTAAGGCTCTCCCTGTTAGATATAAATCCTAAAATTTCAAATATCACTCCCATCATCGTTAAAGCTATTGCAAAATGCACTGTAGGTGGATGTAGCTCTGTCATTGTTATTCCCCCTTATAATAACTTTCATCTTTAAACTTTACTTTTAAATGAGTTCCATCACAGAAAGGCTTATTTTTTGAGTTTCCACATCTACAGAGTGTAATTCTATTTCTTATCTGATAAATGTATCCTTTCGAGGATTCTATCGGTATTCCACCTTTTACCCATATAGCAGAACTAACCCCTTTTAGATTATCTTCTAAAATAGTTATCTCTTTTTCTAAATTAGGTTCAATGTAATTACCATTTTTATCCTTTAAAACTAATCTTCCTGAAGGACAGTTTGAAACTATTTGTAAAATATCTTCATACTTTTCCTTATTATTTGGTTCTTTTATGATATCCCATATTCCTTTTCCTTTTAGACAAAATCTTGCAGATGCACAAAGATACTTAATATCTAAAAGGTCTAAATCCTGTCCTTCAAATGTTTTGATATGCTCATCTTTAATCTCAATATCAGCTGTTTCTTCACCATCAAATCCTTGTTTATGTGAACCATTACAAAAAGGTTTGTTTTTTGATAGTCCACATCTACACAAAGCATAAGTTTCTTTTGTCTCAAATTTTTCCATTTTTTTCCAAGATTGAGGTATTATCATTTTATAGCTAATCATTTCTTCTCTGTATAGAGGAATATTACCTTCTACTAAATATGGACCATTTTTTAGAACTTTTATTTTCATTGATTAACTCCGGCTTTTGACTTAAGAATAAGAAGTGGTTATAGATTCTGATATATACTATGATTTAAGTCATAAAAAAGCCCTCAGATAGAGGGCTGTGAATGGTTTAGCTATTTTTTGATAGAAACTCTTTTATCTTTAGCTCCATCAAATCTTTAAGGTAAAGTTTTCTTCTTTTTAATCTTTCTTCTTCTGCTTCCAGCTCTGGATCAGGTGGAAAGTGTTTTTCAATTTTAGAAACTTTCCATTCTAAATCTTTGTGTTCTTCGTACCAGTGTTTAAACTCTTCGTCTGTTTCTAAAAGTTTTTGAATTGCTTCTTCCCTTGTCATAGCTTCACTCCTTTATTTAAAATTTTTTTAAGTGCCGTGTTCCCAGCTTGATAAATATTTTACCTGCTCAGGTGTTAATGTATCTATCTGTACTCCCATAGCTTGAAGTTTTAATCTTGCAACTTCAAAGTCGAGTTCATCTGGAACTTTATAAACAGTTTTTTCTAATTTATCTGCATTTTTATACACAAACTCTGCTGATAATGCTTGATTTGCAAAAGACATATCCATAACTTGTGCTGGATGTCCTTCTGCAGCTGCTAAGTTAACCAACCTTCCTTCTGCTAAAACGTAAATGTTTCTTCCATCTTTAAGGGTATACTCTTTAACATTTTCTCTTATATCTCTTGTTTTTACAGCCATTTCTTGTAATGCATTTAGGTTTATCTCTACGTCAAAATGTCCAGAGTTGCTGACGATGGCTCCGTCTCTCATAACTTCTAAGTGCTGTCTATCTATAACGTTTATATTTCCTGTCACTGTAACGAAAAAGTCTCCTATTTTTGCAGCTTCTATCATAGGCATTACTCTGTAGCCGTCCATCACAGCTTCTAACGCTTTAAGTGGGTCTACTTCTGTAATGATAACGTCGGCTCCCATACCTCTTGCTCTCATTGCTACACCTTTACCACACCAACCATACCCTGCAACTACAAACTTAGACCCTGCTATAAGTCTGTTAGTAGCTCTTAAAATACCGTCAATAGTTGACTGTCCAGTTCCGTATCTGTTGTCAAAAAGGTGTTTTGTGTATGCATCGTTTACCGCTATAACTGGGAATTTTAACACTTTTTCTTTTGCCATTGCTTTTAATCTGATTACACCTGTGGTTGTTTCTTCCGTTCCTCCGTAAACGTTTGACGCTAAATCTTGTCTTTCTTTGTGAAGCAGAGATATTAAATCAGCTCCATCGTCCATCGTAATGTTAGGTTTTTTGTCTAAAACTGCGTTTAGATGTTCGTAGTAAGTGTCTCTGTCTTCTCCATGAATAGCAAAAACTGGTATTTCAAAGTATTTAACCAATGCAGCTGCCACATCGTCTTGGGTTGAAAGAGGGTTTGAAGCTGTAAGGTATACATCAGCTCCACCTTCCTTTAAGGTTATCATAAGGTTTGCTGTTTCTGTAGTAACGTGAAGGCAAGCTCCAATTGTTATACCTTTTAAAGGTTTTTCTTTTTTAAATCTTTCCCTTATCTGCCTTAAAACAGGCATATCTTTTTCTGCCCACTGAATTCTCAGCAGTCCTTTATCAGCAAGAGAGATGTCTTTTATGTGGTAATCCATAAAGTCCTCCTTAATTTTGTTAAAAAATTATAACATGGCTTAAAAATGTCTAAAACCTCTGTTGTCTAACTTTTGAACTTTTCCTTGAGTTTTTAAGTAAACTCCTTCTCCTTCTTCTACGTATCCTATTTTTATTAAGTCTAAATCTTTATCGGAAGTTAAGGCAAGTTCGTACTCTTCTCCGCTATAAAAAATATACTCGTAAGGGTCTTTATTGTACTTTTGGCAAAACATTTTTAATCTTTCGTCAATTGGTAATTTTTCCTTTTCTATTACTATCTTTACTTTACTTTTTTCCGATATATGTCTTAAATCTGATACTAAACTATCGCTTACGTCTATACAGCTTGAAGATAGTTTTACTTTTTCTAAAAGGTCTATCCTTGCTTTTGGTTTGTAATGTTTTTGTATTAACTGTTTTTCAAACTCTTCATAACTATCTTTATTCATTAAGATAAGTTCTAATCCTGCTTTTGATAAACCTAAGTTTGAAGATATATAAACATACTCTCCTGCCTTTGCTTTGTCTCTTCCTATAAATCTATCTGTCTGTCCTACCATTGACATGTCTATCATGAGCTGTTTTGAAGAAGATACATTTCCACCTATTGTAAAAAATCCGTAGTAGTCTTGAGCTTCTTTAATGCCTTCGTAAACGCCTTTTATAAACTCGTAATTTAAATCTTTTGGTAGAGCAAGAGAGATTAAAGCCCATCTTGGTTTTCCACCACAAGAGACTATATCGCTTACATTTGAAGTAGAAAGCTTCCAACCTAAATCTTTTGGATTTATCTTCTCTTTAAGAAAGTGGGAGCCTTCCACTTGAATATCAACAGTAAAAAGTAAAAACTCACTTCCTACTTTAACACAGGCACAGTCATCGCCATAGCCTACAATAACATCTTGGTCGTTTATTGGTAAAATCCGATTTAACTTATCAATAAGCCCAAACTCGCCTAACTCTTGGATTTTCATTAAAACATAAGCCTCATAGCTTCTTTTACTTCTTCCATTGTTTTACTGGCTATTTCCCTTGCTTTTTCGTTTCCTTCAGCTATTATTCTATCAAGTAGCTGTCTGTCTTTTTCCAATTCTTTTCTTTTTTCTCTGATGGGGGACAAAAATTTGTTTATGTTTTCTGCAAGTATTTTTTTACACTCTATACATCCTATCTCTGCACTTCTACACTTTTGGTCTATCTGTTTTACTGTTTCCTCATCAGTAAAGTACTTGTGATAGCTAAATACATTACAGACCTCTGGTCTTCCGGGGATAGATTTTTTAACTCTCTGGGTGTCTGTTTTCATAGATAAAACTTTTTTGTTTAACTGCTGTTCATCTTCACTAAGGGCTATCGTGTTTCCGTAAGATTTAGACATCTTTCTTCCATCTGTTCCAAGCAGTTTTGAAGCTTCTGTAAGTAATGCTTTTGGTTCTACAAAAACAGGTTTGTAAAGGTGGTTAAACCTTCTTGCTATTTCTCTGGTTATTTCTATGTGAGGAAGCTGGTCTTCTCCTACAGGGACTGCTTGCGCTTTGTAGATGAGTATATCAGAAGCCATTAAAACTGGATAACCAAAAAATCCATAAGTATCTATATCTTTGCCTATATCTCCCTCTTTTAAATTAAATACTATCTCGTTTGATAGACTTTCATCTATAGATAGCTTTATCAAGCTTTCTTTAAGATATTCAAAATCTATTTCTTTTTTATGATAAAAACTTTCATAAACTATCTGTCTTACTGTATCTTCTTCTATTTTTATACCTTTTCCAAATAAAAAGTCTCTAACATACTGAAAAAATAGGTTAAATTTTAAATCTTTGTAAGATGGGTTTAGTTCAAGCCAGCTTTTAGGTGTTATCATTCCAAGAAGTAATGTTAGTTCTGCGTGCTGTTTTACAGCTGACTGGACAAAGATTGTGGCTTTTGACGGGTCTATTCCGCAGGATATCCAGTCTATAACAAGGTCGTATATATTTTCCTTTAAATCAGAGGTGTCTTTATACTTGTTTGTTAAAGCATGCCAATCTGCAACAAAGAAAAAACATTCATCACTGTTTTGAAGGTTAATCCAGTTTTTTATAACACCAAAGTAATGTCCAAGATGGAGCTTACCAGTTGGACGCATACCACTAACTATTCTCATAAAGCATCCTCCGATTTTTGTTATAATAATTTTACGATAAATTTGGAGGTTTTAAAATTGATAAGAGGAAAAGTTTGGAAATTTAGAGATGACGTAGATACAGACCAGATAATACCTGCAAGATACCTTGTTACAACAGACCCTAAAGAGCTTGCAAAACACGTTATGGAAGATGCAGACCCTACTTTTCCGTCAAAAGTGAAAGAAGGAGATATTTTGGTTGCAGGTAAAAACTTTGGTTGTGGTTCATCAAGGGAGCACGCTCCACTGGCTATAAAAGGAGCTGGCATATCAGCAGTAGTTGCAGAATCTTTTGCAAGAATATTTTTCAGAAATGCTATTAACTTAGGACTTTTGATAATAGAATCTCCAGAAGCTGCAAAAGAAGCTGACGAAGGAGATGTACTTGAAATAGATATAAACCAAGGTGTTATTAGAAACATTACCAAAGGAAAAGAGTATAAAATAAAACCACTTCCAGAAAACTTGCAAGCAATTTTAAAAACAGGTGGTTTAATGGAGTATGCAAAAGAAAGGATAAAGAATGCTTCATAATTTAGTTGTACCTGTAGACCTTACAGATACAGGTAAAAAAGCTTTAGAAGTAGCGGTTAAAATCTCAAAAGAGTTTAACTCTAAAGTATGGATTATAACAGTTTTAGAAAAGCCAAACATTCCCTTTCTGCAGGATCTTCCAGAGGAAGAAAGAAATGCAATTTTATCTTTAAATGAAAAACTTAAAAGCAAAGCCATAGAAACCCTTGAAAGTTATAAGGAATATCTTAAAACTCAAGATGTAGATACAGAGTATAAAATATTAGAAGGTGATACAGTAGAAAGTATTTTGGACTTTTGTGAAACTATTGCTCCAGATTTAATTATAATGCCATCTCATCGAAAGTCAGATATAGAATTACAGGCTATAGGAAGTGTGTCTTTAAGGGTTGCGTCAAAGTCAAAATACCCAGTATTAGTTATAAAAGGGTCTTCTTTAAACTTTAATAAAATTGCTGTAGCTTACGACTTTTTACCATCTTCCCAAGAAGCTCTTGAATTTACACTTTCCTTATCAAAACATTTTGGTAGTAAAATAGTTGTTATACACGCAGACAATGACAGAAATTATTCTCACCTAAAATCTGTCCTTGAAAAAGTAAGACAGCACAAAATTGAAAAACTTCAGCAGTTGAAAAATCTCTATGAAAATATTGAAGTTTATCTAACAGAAGGAAGTCCTGATAAAGTAATTATAGAAAAAGCAGTAAAAGAAAACGCAGATTTAATAGTTGTAGGAAAAAGACAGTCAAAAGAAGAAAAAAGAACCTTTATAGGGTCAACTTCTTATAAAATTTTAAAAGACTCTCCCATTTCTGTTTTAATATACCGAGGTAATCATGAATAAATTATTAAAGTATATATCAGCTTTTGCACTTTTAAGTGGGTCGACTGTTGCATCGCCTTTAAAGATCCACTCAGAAAATCCCCTTTTCTACTATGGTGTTTGTAAGATAGCAAAGGATAATCAAGACCCTAAAACAGCTTACGAGTTTTGTAAAAAGGCTCTTCAATTAATGCCTGACACTCCAGCGGTATACAGAGAAACAATTTTTTTAGCTTACTCTTTAGGTAAAAAAGAAGAGGCTTTTGAAATACTTAGAAAGTATAACGAAAAGTTTAAAAACGACCCTGAAACTTACCTTTTTACAGCATTTTTCTATTCTGTTATAAAACAGCCAGAGAAAGCAATCTCTACCCTTGAAGAAGCTTACAAAAAATTTCCAAACAATGAAAAAATCATAACAACTTTAGCTGATTATTACTTAGAAAACAAGCAGGTAGACAAAGCAAGACAGATTTTAGAAAAGTTATCTGCTGTTAAAAAAGATGACCCAAATCTTTACTTTAAACTTGCAAGAATATACCTGTTTGAAAATAACCTTCAAAAAGCAGAAGAATACTTAAAACAAACTTTAAAGTTAGACAAAAACTTCCAACCTGCCTGGCAGATACTTGGAGAGATATATAAACAACAAAAAAGATATGATGATGCAATAAATCTTTACAAATCAGTTTTACAGGATAATCCACAAAATTTAGATGCACTAAATAGACTTTTTCAAGTATACGTAGATATTGACGATTTTGAAAATGCTTCAAAAACGATAGATAAAATAATCACTTTGAATCCAAAAGACAACGATGCACTTTTAAAAAAGTTTCTACTTTACATAAAGTATGATAAATCAAAAGAGATTCTACAAGACCTTCAAAAAACTGTAAAGGAAAATCCTGATAACCTTTTTGCCAAGTTTATGCTTGGAATGGCTTACGAATCTTTAAATGACTATCAAAAAGCCAAAGAAGTATATGAGGAACTTTACCAGCAACAGCCTGACAATCAAGAGTTAATAGATAGACTTGCACAAGTTTACGTAAATCTAAAAGAGTACGACAAAGCACTTGATATATACAATAAACTCTATACACAAAATCCAAATGATTACCGTATTTTACTTGCTATGGCTGATATAGAAGACAAAAGAGGAAACACTCAAAGATCGTTAGAGTTAGTTCAGGAAGCTGAAAAAGTAAAACCTGATGATGCTACAATTTACTTTTTAAAAGCTATCTACCTTGATAAATTAAAAAACTGGAAGGAAGCAGAGAAGGCACTGCTAAAAGCATTAGAACTTCGTCCAAACTATCCCGATGCACTTAACTACCTTGGATACACTTACATAGATAGAGATATAAATGTAGATAAAGGTATAGAGTTAGTTAAAAAAGCTATAAGCCTTGTTCCAGATAATCCAGCTTACTTAGATAGTTTAGCGTGGGGATACTACAAAAAAGGAGATTACAAAAAAG encodes:
- a CDS encoding universal stress protein, with the protein product MLHNLVVPVDLTDTGKKALEVAVKISKEFNSKVWIITVLEKPNIPFLQDLPEEERNAILSLNEKLKSKAIETLESYKEYLKTQDVDTEYKILEGDTVESILDFCETIAPDLIIMPSHRKSDIELQAIGSVSLRVASKSKYPVLVIKGSSLNFNKIAVAYDFLPSSQEALEFTLSLSKHFGSKIVVIHADNDRNYSHLKSVLEKVRQHKIEKLQQLKNLYENIEVYLTEGSPDKVIIEKAVKENADLIVVGKRQSKEEKRTFIGSTSYKILKDSPISVLIYRGNHE
- a CDS encoding tetratricopeptide repeat protein, coding for MNKLLKYISAFALLSGSTVASPLKIHSENPLFYYGVCKIAKDNQDPKTAYEFCKKALQLMPDTPAVYRETIFLAYSLGKKEEAFEILRKYNEKFKNDPETYLFTAFFYSVIKQPEKAISTLEEAYKKFPNNEKIITTLADYYLENKQVDKARQILEKLSAVKKDDPNLYFKLARIYLFENNLQKAEEYLKQTLKLDKNFQPAWQILGEIYKQQKRYDDAINLYKSVLQDNPQNLDALNRLFQVYVDIDDFENASKTIDKIITLNPKDNDALLKKFLLYIKYDKSKEILQDLQKTVKENPDNLFAKFMLGMAYESLNDYQKAKEVYEELYQQQPDNQELIDRLAQVYVNLKEYDKALDIYNKLYTQNPNDYRILLAMADIEDKRGNTQRSLELVQEAEKVKPDDATIYFLKAIYLDKLKNWKEAEKALLKALELRPNYPDALNYLGYTYIDRDINVDKGIELVKKAISLVPDNPAYLDSLAWGYYKKGDYKKAYEILENVLKKVNDDPVINEHFADVLTKLGKSKEALEYYKKALKLIEEKGEGEPGQKDRILKKLK